The DNA region GTTTGCTTTGAAACGTCCCGAGCTAAAAGATAAGTTTTTAGCTTATTTGCGGGAATTATTGCCGAAGTATCAATAAGTTACAGGCCACGGTTGCTGTTTGGGGCTAATTAAAAAGCGGCTTGGGTTATTAAAGAAAAACTAAAAGAGCCTGAAAAATTGCTAGTGGCGCTTAGAAAAGGGGCAATTGTGCCATTGTATTTGCTTACTTAAGCAAATAGATTGGAGCTTTTCCAGGAAATAATAAAGTTGTTGGGAGCGAGAAGATGAACGTATTAGTGGTAGGTGGCGCGGGCTATATTGGCGCACATACGGTGCAAGCTTTACGAGAGCGCGGCCATAAGGTTTTTGTATATGATAATTTAAGTACGGGTAATTTAGAAGCGGTGCCTGAGGATATACATTTTTTTGAGGGCGATATTCGTGATGGTGATTTTTTGCGCCATATTTTTGCCGAATATTTAATTGATGCGGTAGTACATTTTGCCGCGTGTTCTTTAGTCGGAGAAAGTATGCAGGATCCAGCAAAGTACTATAATAATAATGTTGTGGGCACGTTAAGCCTGCTAAATGCCATGAAAGGTGCGGGTGTAGAGTATTTGCTGTTCTCCTCTACCGCAGCAGTGTACGGTGAACCAACGAGTTTGCCAATCACCGAGACGGCGCTTTGTCAGCCTACTAATGTTTATGGACGGACTAAATTGGCCATTGAGTGGAGCCTAGCAGATTACGCTCAAGCCTATAATTTAAAATATACGGCACTGCGCTATTTTAATGCGGCTGGAGCTAGTTTAGATGCTAGTATCGGTGAGGCGCATCCTGTGGAAACGCATTTAATTCCGCTGATTTTGCAAG from Succinispira mobilis DSM 6222 includes:
- the galE gene encoding UDP-glucose 4-epimerase GalE, with the protein product MNVLVVGGAGYIGAHTVQALRERGHKVFVYDNLSTGNLEAVPEDIHFFEGDIRDGDFLRHIFAEYLIDAVVHFAACSLVGESMQDPAKYYNNNVVGTLSLLNAMKGAGVEYLLFSSTAAVYGEPTSLPITETALCQPTNVYGRTKLAIEWSLADYAQAYNLKYTALRYFNAAGASLDASIGEAHPVETHLIPLILQAVTKHKALQVFGDDYPTPDGTCIRDYIHVLDLATAHVLALEKMVQTQQSAVYNLGTETGFSVLEIIKMVEQVTGLVVPYTISPRRAGDPARLVASVNKAKQQLGWQLQHSDLQQIISSAWQWHCK